The Pyrus communis chromosome 14, drPyrComm1.1, whole genome shotgun sequence sequence CCTAGACACTCTGTATCATCTACGTTTGTATTACAGAGAGCGCGTGCGTGTGCGTGTGCGCGTGTGCGTGAGAGAGAGTTCCCGTTGATGCACATAAATCAGTTGAATCAGGCATGGAAAACAATGCAGACGGAATATGCATACCAAATAAGTAAAACAAGGCAACCCCAAGCCAACGAAGCCCCTGTTTTACGAGGATCGGAAGAACATCTATCGTAAGCAATCTTACTTTTACTTTATAATAAACTTTTCCACACCTGACGTTGGAAAATAGCCTGCAAGCTTCAACAATATTTGGCCTCATATTTCAAGAGGGGTTTGCACCCCCATACTACAGGAATTGGATTATTACTCACCAAAATATTCCCATCAGAAAATGTTGAGCTTATtgaaattcaaatgaaaaaaaaatactattcactCACTATGCAGATTTAAATGGattaaacactttaaactcACAATACATATGAATTACTTCATATATTGCTGCTGACATCTACAGTAATCTGCGGATTCCCGACGCCTGTTATCTTCGCGGGGTTATGAATCTAAAACCCAATACGAGTCAAGGCACCTACCGCAGATTTTGTACAATATCAACCCGGGCAACTGAAGATGTACAGTAACTTCAAGAGGCAATCATGGTAAAACTAGACCCTCCCGACTGGAGAAAGTGGGGGATATGAGGAATATCTTGCAGGAACTTCCCCTTCAGTTCGATCTGGAAGACTTAATCCATCATTTTGCATTAACATAGTTTCCCCGAAAGTTTGTTCTTGTAACGAGTTCCTTGACACAGAGAACTCACACAGATTCCGACTATCTAATACTGCTATACATATGGAGAATGCTTGTAAGATTGAGAGTGAAGGATTGAACTCAACTGAATAGATCCCATCTTTGAATGGGGCCAAACTGAAGGCAGGCTGGTTTTCTTGTAATCCTCCCTGTGCATACAAAATAAAGCAAAAGGCCCAATTAGCCGggaattttcagaaaaatatgGTGGAAAAAGATCACCGAGGTTAAAGAAAAACAACATACCTCAGAATAAAGCTCAAACCGATCTGTGAAGTGGCGAACTTTATGTGAGGTCAATTTCTCGCTGACTTGATCCTTATTGTCAAATATCCTTAGTTTGCAACCCAAATCCCAACCTTCACAGTCACATGATCCGCCTGAACTCCAACGTTTAATCAGTGACGACGGTCCTCCGTTGCTTGGTAGACTATGGGTACCAGTAGGAAGTATCACTGTTGTGCTAATAAGGCCTTGGGTACCAACAAAAGGCTTACCGTCTACAGCTTCCCCGGAATAAGAATGGCGTCTTACCCTAGACAAACACTCATCTGAACCAACCACAGGAAAGATACTACAGTTATCCCTATCATGCCAAACTCTGGTAGACTGCTGATTGGTCATTTTCGGGATTTTGAAAACAGCGGCGGCAAGCTCATCATTTGGCTGGAAGTCTGAGGTTTGACAATCTGCCTGTCTCAGGTTTACAGAGAATAAAACAAACTCTCTAACGCTAAAGTCTTCCAGTCTGACCAAATTGGGAAACTGAGAATCAGCAACCTTCATTTGAGCCACAACATTATGGACATAGTCATGACTCTTGCTTTTGCTGCCTTGATGCATCCAAGTTCCAGTCTTTTTCTTGACTTCCTGGATGCTGAAGAATGTGTAGATGCAGCTGCAGTCATCATTTTTGGAGGTATTTAACTTCTTCACTGTGGCTGCAAGAATGTCAATGTCATTGTCAACCGCAAATGTGAAAAGGGGCAGGCCATTCTTAACTGCAACTCGTAGAAGAGCTTGAACTGCTGTGGATCCACTCCTCTTGACCATAGCTGACTTGTTGACATTAATTGTTCTGCAACCAGTCATACCTAGTTTTACCTTCCCTGGCAGCTCAGACAAAGAATCCACTTCCCCCACAGATGACTTGCGTAGCTTATTTTTTGATATGGAACCTGTCTCTGATGGCTCCACTAAGGGATGGCAGCTAGCCACCTTTGGTTTCAGCAGTGGATCCAGGAACCTTCTCAGAGGGCTCGACTTGGCTCTGCCAGTGGAATTGGACTTATCATCGTCCGAAGCATCCATGAAAGTGGAAGTCACAGTGTTCGTGGAACCAGGTTTGGCTGAAAAAGTTGTTGAACTCAGCTTCTGTACATCTGAACAGTCCTTAGAACTGGAAATCTTACTGATCTTACCCATGCCAATGCTAAATCGGCGAAAAGGTGAAGTGCTCCTTACTTTTTCAGCAGTTGCTTTGCTTGGTTTCAGATCTTTTCCTTTATAAGGCTCACTTACAGTTGAAGATGCGGAGGCTACAGCTGCTTTCCTCTCTTCTACTTTTATGCCTCTTGATGGGCTTGTTCCTGTTTTAGCTGACTGTGTTACTGAGCAAGGTACATTAGATTGTAATCTGATACTCGTAGCATCTACAGAGCCAAGCTGTTTTACCCGAGACTGTTTACTTTCAACTTCAGAAGGGTAAGGGCAGGAGTGTGGCATATCAGTTCTGAGCTCTGCATGGCATGCCTCCTTGGGTCTATATGAAAATCTTCCCCAGGTTGCTTTTGCTGCTCTTTGATGAAGCAGTTTCATTGAATCAGATGGATTGGAAACACCAGAATCTTTGTTTTCAGGACAATCTCTAGGCAAAAGCAGAACAACTTTCTGGCATCCTTCAGGGATATCTCGTTCAGAATTTTCTGAATGAGGTTTACGTAAGTTCTCTGATTTCTTCATTAATTCACCGTGAGCTGCAATTTCATGTGGGCCACTCTGCAAAACTCCTTTTTCTGGCTCACTCTTTGGGTCTGAATCTTTTCTCATGTACTGTTCCACCTTGATGTCTTGGCGGTTTTTGCACAAAAATTTATCTGTTCCAATGGACTTTTCCAGCCCATTCAAGGTGCTACTCCCATCAACTTTAAGATCTTGAAACTTTTCGACCCTTTCTCTAAAACAGTTGACAACTTCAGAATGGCCTTCTAATGGAGATTTCATGAAATGAGATTCCAGTGAAGGACGACGCACCTTCGGTCGAGCAGGAGAACAACTGTGGCCTCGGCTAGAAGGGGTTGATGATTCATCTGTCGAAAAACATGAGGTTGTATTACTACTTGACGGTGAATACCAGCTACTTCTGTATGCCATCTGTTTATGGCTATGCTGCCATTTTTCTAGGCGCCCCCAGTCTAGGACACCGACATTTAAAACTTTCTCCTGAAGGTTTTTTCCCCTCTCAAGATAACTTGGCAACTTTGACATGTACTTAACAagctcatcttcttcctttttctttttatcaatttgctGCTTTTGGTGGTACCCAACAGAATCACGTCGAATATCATTTATATTCTTTGTAATCTCATGATGGAGATCAGCATAGGACAAACTAGACTTTCTTGATTTGGacttgttttcttggtttaagCTTGCAGTTGTTGGACATGATACGCTTCCAGACGTTCCAACAGATTGTTGATCATTGGAAGTCCTTCTGGGTTCTAAATAGCCTTCCATGTTGCTATCTGCAATGTCCTGCTTTATCAAACTTGAAAAATCTTACTACAAGGAAGCCCCATATGCATCTTATTCAGCTACACAGTTGCACCAAACCACAAAGATGCTGGCCAATCTGTGGATAAAAACAATGACAAAGTTGAATACAGCGGCCCTACAAATTTTAATACTAAAACAAGGTTATTCCATATATTACTAGCAAACAACAGATAGACGTGCTAAGCACTGTTCTTTCCTCGCTAACTATATTGGTTAATGGACAAATGAAACTTACCTGTTACACTAATCAAGAAGCAAAATAACATAGTCAGAGCCTTTTAAACAAGAAATACACCAAGTTGAGGTCTCCCTAGTAAAGCAACCCGAAAAATGGTGGATGCGCTCCTCCATAACTTCTCCCAACATTTAAGAACATGACACACATTCTAATTGCAGTATTTACAATAACAACAGCAGAACTCAGGAATCTATCACATCCTCTTTTCCAGGAAACTCCGAAGAAAAAATAGCGAAAGCACAATACAACATGTATCTAGATCTTGATTTCACTCTCATGACTCGTTGGCTCGGCATACACGGTGTGG is a genomic window containing:
- the LOC137715784 gene encoding uncharacterized protein, which codes for MEGYLEPRRTSNDQQSVGTSGSVSCPTTASLNQENKSKSRKSSLSYADLHHEITKNINDIRRDSVGYHQKQQIDKKKKEEDELVKYMSKLPSYLERGKNLQEKVLNVGVLDWGRLEKWQHSHKQMAYRSSWYSPSSSNTTSCFSTDESSTPSSRGHSCSPARPKVRRPSLESHFMKSPLEGHSEVVNCFRERVEKFQDLKVDGSSTLNGLEKSIGTDKFLCKNRQDIKVEQYMRKDSDPKSEPEKGVLQSGPHEIAAHGELMKKSENLRKPHSENSERDIPEGCQKVVLLLPRDCPENKDSGVSNPSDSMKLLHQRAAKATWGRFSYRPKEACHAELRTDMPHSCPYPSEVESKQSRVKQLGSVDATSIRLQSNVPCSVTQSAKTGTSPSRGIKVEERKAAVASASSTVSEPYKGKDLKPSKATAEKVRSTSPFRRFSIGMGKISKISSSKDCSDVQKLSSTTFSAKPGSTNTVTSTFMDASDDDKSNSTGRAKSSPLRRFLDPLLKPKVASCHPLVEPSETGSISKNKLRKSSVGEVDSLSELPGKVKLGMTGCRTINVNKSAMVKRSGSTAVQALLRVAVKNGLPLFTFAVDNDIDILAATVKKLNTSKNDDCSCIYTFFSIQEVKKKTGTWMHQGSKSKSHDYVHNVVAQMKVADSQFPNLVRLEDFSVREFVLFSVNLRQADCQTSDFQPNDELAAAVFKIPKMTNQQSTRVWHDRDNCSIFPVVGSDECLSRVRRHSYSGEAVDGKPFVGTQGLISTTVILPTGTHSLPSNGGPSSLIKRWSSGGSCDCEGWDLGCKLRIFDNKDQVSEKLTSHKVRHFTDRFELYSEGGLQENQPAFSLAPFKDGIYSVEFNPSLSILQAFSICIAVLDSRNLCEFSVSRNSLQEQTFGETMLMQNDGLSLPDRTEGEVPARYSSYPPLSPVGRV